From a single Acidobacteriota bacterium genomic region:
- a CDS encoding methylmalonyl-CoA mutase family protein — MADERREQFLTSSGIELPNDFNPDNISEVDPAADLGAPGEFPYTRGVRRNMYRGRFWTMRQYAGFATAKESNERYKYLLSQGTTGLSVAFDLPTQIGLDSDDPLALGEVGKVGVAIDSIDDMLTLFDGIPLDRVSTSMTINATASTLLCLYLAVARRQGVPFDKVNGTIQNDILKEYIARGTYIYPPKPSLRLITDTFAFCAAEVPNWNTISISGYHIREAGSTAAQELAFTLADAICYVQAAIDVGLDVDDFAPRLSFFFNAHNDLLEEVAKFRAARRLWAKIMRDRFWAKAAKSQMLRFHTQTAGSTLTAQQPEVNIARTTIQALAAVLGGTQSLHTNSMDEALSLPTENAARVALRTQQVIAHESGVANTVDPLAGSYAIEELTTQLERLAEDYIRKIDDMGGMLRAIETGYVQREIQESAYQYQKAVEAEDAIVVGVNRFRIEEDGHIPTLSVDPAIERDQVERLQALRSRRDAAIADTAMRKLKEAAAGTENLLPRILDCVEASVTVGEIGHALRGVWGEYQEAITI; from the coding sequence GAAGTAGATCCCGCAGCAGATCTCGGCGCTCCGGGTGAATTTCCTTACACCCGCGGCGTTCGCCGGAATATGTATCGCGGACGCTTTTGGACAATGCGGCAATATGCCGGCTTTGCGACCGCCAAAGAATCGAACGAGCGGTACAAATACCTGCTTTCACAGGGCACGACCGGACTCAGCGTCGCCTTCGACCTACCCACGCAGATCGGGCTCGATTCGGACGACCCACTCGCTCTCGGCGAGGTCGGAAAAGTTGGCGTCGCCATCGACAGCATCGACGATATGCTCACGCTTTTCGACGGCATTCCGCTCGACCGCGTCTCGACCTCGATGACGATAAATGCAACAGCGTCAACACTTCTGTGCCTCTATCTCGCCGTTGCCCGCAGGCAGGGCGTGCCATTTGACAAGGTCAACGGGACGATCCAGAACGACATTCTTAAGGAATATATCGCCCGCGGAACCTACATCTATCCGCCAAAGCCCTCGCTGCGTCTGATCACCGATACGTTCGCTTTTTGCGCCGCCGAGGTTCCGAACTGGAACACCATTTCCATCTCCGGATACCACATCCGCGAGGCGGGTTCGACCGCCGCTCAGGAGCTTGCCTTTACGCTCGCCGACGCGATCTGCTACGTCCAGGCGGCGATTGACGTCGGCCTCGATGTGGACGACTTCGCCCCGCGGCTTTCGTTCTTTTTCAACGCCCACAACGACCTTTTGGAAGAGGTCGCGAAGTTCCGTGCGGCCCGCCGGCTTTGGGCGAAAATAATGCGCGACCGCTTTTGGGCAAAGGCTGCAAAGTCGCAGATGCTCAGGTTCCACACTCAAACCGCGGGCTCGACCCTGACCGCCCAACAGCCCGAGGTGAACATCGCCCGAACGACAATCCAGGCCCTCGCCGCCGTGCTCGGCGGGACGCAAAGCCTGCACACGAACTCAATGGACGAAGCCCTTTCGCTCCCGACCGAGAACGCCGCGAGGGTCGCCTTGCGAACCCAACAAGTGATCGCCCACGAATCCGGCGTCGCCAACACGGTCGATCCGCTTGCCGGCAGTTACGCGATCGAGGAACTGACCACCCAACTCGAGCGGCTTGCCGAAGACTACATCCGCAAGATCGACGACATGGGCGGCATGCTCCGTGCGATCGAGACCGGCTACGTTCAGCGGGAAATTCAGGAATCCGCGTATCAATACCAAAAGGCGGTCGAGGCCGAGGATGCGATCGTCGTCGGCGTCAATCGGTTCCGGATAGAAGAAGACGGACATATCCCGACGCTTTCCGTAGATCCGGCCATCGAACGCGACCAGGTCGAACGGCTTCAAGCTTTGCGTAGTCGGAGAGATGCGGCAATAGCGGATACGGCAATGCGGAAACTAAAAGAAGCTGCAGCGGGAACGGAGAACCTTCTCCCGCGGATTCTTGATTGCGTTGAGGCATCGGTCACAGTCGGCGAGATCGGCCACGCTCTACGCGGCGTTTGGGGCGAATATCAGGAAGCCATCACGATATAA